One window of Candidatus Limnocylindria bacterium genomic DNA carries:
- a CDS encoding transcription antitermination factor NusB: AAIIDEAVELAKMFGSEASPKFVNGVLATAVGGRKEPSA, encoded by the coding sequence GCGGCGATCATCGACGAGGCCGTTGAGCTCGCGAAGATGTTCGGCAGTGAGGCCTCACCCAAGTTCGTCAACGGCGTGCTCGCGACCGCGGTCGGCGGACGGAAAGAGCCTTCGGCCTAG
- a CDS encoding Gmad2 immunoglobulin-like domain-containing protein: protein MKTDEPRDDEILGRALSRAIETSEVSETPYDRSRIGSRPVKRGASFWRVAALAAAIVVAGALGSTLLERPATDQPAGQQPTPTVAAHTPAVTTTPVPTPTPQPTAIDHQVVYFARDGLPPVGVHVRGVGDQRNPLQTTAVARITSRLAVVTLNSGLEKFPDADPVPSGAFNAIRPPNQANAQGVGAVRVDGDTATVDLSVRNDDWGIRGSALTLAALQQLVYTATEEPGVRRVLFTQNGGKPLHIDQFVMDKPLAREDVSGYGPQQDEVVGEGQSRPCAPTCPSPSPAVLSNNYSVDTFAAGVARFIVQVDSGDWDAFTVSGKTVDDTKDPAQSKYQIVLEVRGTERKPGLEVIDRSPLRSIRSTPKSGSTTYELALDDHRPWRVALLPNPDRIVVDIGGFATSLSDTVAVYSPKPGDTVRQFTVSGLSRTFEATTAWRVVDSARRVLANGFTQASRGTSAVWGTFQMSIDLSSVSGNVTLEVFWASPRDGADTGLVQIPLTVR, encoded by the coding sequence ATGAAGACAGACGAACCGCGTGACGACGAGATCCTGGGTCGCGCGCTCTCGCGCGCGATCGAGACCTCCGAGGTCAGCGAGACGCCCTATGACCGTTCGCGCATCGGATCGCGGCCGGTGAAGCGCGGGGCCTCGTTCTGGCGTGTGGCCGCGCTCGCCGCCGCGATCGTGGTCGCCGGCGCGCTCGGCTCGACGCTGCTCGAACGGCCTGCGACGGACCAACCCGCCGGGCAGCAGCCCACGCCCACGGTCGCCGCGCACACGCCGGCGGTAACCACGACACCAGTGCCGACGCCTACGCCGCAGCCGACTGCGATCGACCACCAGGTCGTGTACTTCGCGCGAGACGGACTTCCCCCGGTGGGCGTGCATGTGCGTGGTGTTGGCGATCAGCGGAATCCTCTCCAGACAACCGCGGTGGCTCGCATCACGTCGCGACTCGCGGTGGTCACGCTCAATTCGGGTCTGGAGAAGTTTCCTGATGCCGACCCGGTCCCATCTGGGGCGTTCAACGCGATCCGACCGCCGAATCAGGCCAACGCACAGGGCGTAGGCGCTGTGCGGGTGGACGGTGACACGGCGACCGTGGACCTTTCCGTCAGGAACGACGACTGGGGGATCCGTGGCTCGGCCCTGACGCTCGCCGCTCTGCAACAACTCGTGTACACGGCGACGGAGGAGCCCGGAGTTCGGCGCGTGCTCTTCACCCAGAACGGCGGCAAGCCGTTGCACATCGACCAGTTCGTGATGGACAAGCCGCTCGCGCGGGAAGACGTGTCGGGCTACGGCCCGCAGCAGGATGAGGTCGTCGGGGAGGGTCAGTCGCGGCCGTGCGCGCCGACCTGCCCAAGCCCGTCGCCCGCGGTGCTCAGCAACAACTATTCGGTCGATACGTTCGCCGCTGGAGTCGCGAGGTTCATCGTGCAGGTGGACTCCGGCGACTGGGACGCCTTCACCGTCAGCGGCAAGACAGTGGACGACACGAAGGATCCGGCGCAGAGCAAGTACCAGATCGTGCTGGAAGTTCGCGGGACCGAGCGGAAGCCCGGGCTCGAGGTCATCGATCGCTCGCCGCTGCGGTCGATCAGGTCCACACCGAAGTCCGGCAGCACGACGTACGAGCTCGCGCTGGATGACCACCGGCCCTGGCGTGTCGCTCTCCTGCCGAATCCGGACCGCATCGTCGTGGACATCGGCGGCTTCGCGACGTCGCTGAGCGACACCGTCGCCGTGTACTCACCGAAGCCGGGCGACACGGTCCGCCAATTCACCGTCAGCGGGCTGTCGCGTACGTTCGAGGCGACGACCGCGTGGCGTGTCGTCGATTCCGCAAGGCGCGTCCTGGCGAACGGATTCACGCAGGCAAGCCGTGGTACCAGTGCTGTGTGGGGCACCTTTCAGATGTCGATCGACCTCTCGAGTGTGAGTGGGAACGTCACGCTCGAGGTCTTCTGGGCGAGTCCACGCGATGGCGCGGACACCGGGCTGGTGCAGATCCCGCTGACGGTGCGCTAG
- the rnc gene encoding ribonuclease III, protein MADLEIAGYRFRDAELLATALTHSSYLHEHVGKGIRDFERLEFLGDAVVDLVIGEELYRRFPEATEGELTSLRATLVSSTALAAIGRELDLPQRARLGRGEEETGGRSRMGLAASLYESFIGAVYHEAGFARAKEIVLETMGHVLDDIEHAPIKSAKQLLQEWAQGEKLALPAYRMLEVSGPEHHRGFEVEVEVGGNVARGSGSSKREAQEAAAAKLLELVTK, encoded by the coding sequence ATGGCTGACCTGGAGATCGCTGGATACCGCTTCCGAGACGCTGAGCTGCTTGCGACCGCGCTCACGCACAGCTCGTATCTGCACGAGCACGTCGGAAAAGGCATCCGCGATTTCGAGCGGCTGGAGTTCCTGGGCGATGCGGTCGTCGATCTGGTGATCGGGGAGGAGCTCTACCGGCGCTTTCCGGAAGCGACAGAGGGCGAGCTCACATCGCTTCGCGCGACGCTCGTGTCATCGACCGCGCTCGCGGCGATCGGTCGCGAGCTGGATCTGCCGCAGCGCGCGCGCCTCGGTCGCGGTGAAGAGGAGACCGGCGGACGATCCCGCATGGGTCTCGCCGCGAGCCTCTACGAGTCGTTCATCGGAGCCGTCTACCACGAGGCGGGTTTCGCGCGAGCGAAGGAGATCGTCCTCGAGACGATGGGCCACGTCCTCGACGACATCGAACACGCGCCGATCAAGTCCGCGAAACAGCTTCTGCAGGAGTGGGCGCAGGGCGAGAAGCTCGCACTGCCGGCGTATCGGATGCTCGAGGTGAGCGGTCCGGAGCATCACCGCGGTTTTGAGGTCGAGGTCGAGGTCGGCGGCAACGTCGCGCGCGGGTCGGGCTCGTCGAAGCGCGAGGCGCAGGAAGCGGCTGCGGCGAAGCTGCTCGAGCTGGTGACGAAGTGA
- a CDS encoding sigma-70 family RNA polymerase sigma factor: MTDGWRELYDLEYPRLLRALLAIGGDPDAAEDAAQEAFVKAHKQGLATLDRPGAWLLVVGTRELLRQRRRRRVEDDRWAERATSESSAFDAVADRADLLAALRQLPERQRTIVVARYYYGLSYDEIASHFDIKSGTVGATLHQAIEKLRQVQIAGRLARGAMR; the protein is encoded by the coding sequence ATGACCGACGGTTGGCGCGAGCTCTACGACCTCGAGTACCCACGCCTGCTGCGGGCGCTGCTGGCCATCGGGGGCGACCCCGACGCGGCCGAGGACGCGGCACAGGAGGCATTCGTGAAAGCGCATAAGCAGGGCCTCGCGACCCTCGACCGGCCCGGAGCATGGCTCCTCGTCGTCGGCACGCGGGAGCTGCTGCGGCAGCGTCGCCGCCGGCGCGTCGAGGACGATCGCTGGGCCGAGCGCGCGACGTCCGAGTCATCGGCGTTCGACGCAGTCGCGGACCGCGCCGACCTCCTTGCGGCACTCCGCCAGCTACCGGAACGGCAGCGGACGATCGTGGTCGCCCGCTACTACTACGGCCTCAGCTACGACGAGATCGCCAGTCACTTCGACATCAAGAGCGGAACTGTGGGCGCAACGCTCCACCAGGCGATCGAGAAGCTGCGCCAGGTACAGATCGCTGGGCGACTCGCCCGAGGAGCCATGCGATGA
- the acpP gene encoding acyl carrier protein: MAEGKTYERLKKIVVEQLGVDEGDVKPEASFVEDLNADSLDLVELIMSLEEEFGMEISDEEAEKIKTVGDAAEYIEEHVA; the protein is encoded by the coding sequence TTGGCGGAGGGCAAAACCTACGAGCGGCTCAAGAAGATCGTTGTCGAGCAGCTCGGGGTCGACGAAGGCGATGTCAAGCCAGAAGCGTCCTTCGTGGAGGATCTGAACGCCGACTCTCTGGATCTCGTTGAGCTCATCATGAGCCTCGAGGAAGAGTTCGGGATGGAGATCTCCGACGAGGAAGCCGAAAAGATCAAGACCGTCGGCGACGCCGCGGAATACATCGAGGAGCACGTCGCGTAG